From Micromonospora rifamycinica, a single genomic window includes:
- a CDS encoding LLM class flavin-dependent oxidoreductase: protein MKFGIMNLFPVADGASDHQVLRESLDEIQLADELGFDSIWLAEHHFSTYGILGSPVNFGMAVAERTRQITIGTAVLVLPLHHPLRLAEDIAALDVLSGGRVSIGVGRGYQPAEFAGFGVPLAESKQRYQETLEILRLALSQENFSYHGEIFHYDDVTTYPRPYTPGGPPILQGTVSPESFRERGAAGESIITSPNFTPLGIMQKNFDLYRQGMRENGFDISTYDLPFMQQVWCGDGEEGLRAAAQAAMNYYKSVGKVIPGSEDAIAKERSYYAAVAKNIELLTLEQTLTHGGNFGSAQRVIDTIEMLREQLGINHYIGWLRIPSLDRRAALRSMEEFADKVIPHFRAQQRAADSVPTPAAVAG, encoded by the coding sequence GTGAAGTTCGGAATCATGAACCTGTTCCCGGTGGCCGACGGCGCATCGGACCACCAGGTGCTCCGGGAGAGCCTCGACGAGATCCAGCTGGCCGACGAGCTGGGCTTCGACTCGATCTGGCTCGCCGAGCACCACTTCTCGACGTACGGCATCCTCGGCAGCCCGGTGAACTTCGGCATGGCCGTCGCCGAACGCACCCGGCAGATCACCATCGGTACCGCCGTCCTGGTGCTGCCGCTGCACCACCCGCTGCGGCTGGCCGAGGACATCGCCGCCCTCGACGTGCTCAGCGGCGGGCGGGTCTCGATCGGCGTCGGACGCGGCTACCAGCCCGCCGAGTTCGCCGGCTTCGGCGTCCCGCTGGCGGAGTCCAAGCAGCGCTACCAGGAGACGCTGGAGATCCTCCGGCTGGCGTTGTCGCAGGAGAACTTCTCCTACCACGGCGAGATCTTCCACTACGACGACGTGACCACCTACCCGAGGCCGTACACCCCCGGCGGGCCGCCCATCCTGCAGGGCACGGTCTCCCCGGAGAGCTTCCGGGAGCGGGGCGCGGCCGGCGAGTCGATCATCACCTCACCCAACTTCACGCCGTTGGGCATCATGCAGAAGAACTTCGACCTCTACCGGCAGGGCATGCGGGAGAACGGCTTCGACATCTCCACCTACGACCTGCCCTTCATGCAGCAGGTCTGGTGCGGCGACGGCGAGGAGGGCCTGCGCGCGGCGGCCCAGGCGGCGATGAACTACTACAAGTCCGTCGGCAAGGTCATCCCCGGCTCGGAGGACGCCATCGCCAAGGAGCGGTCCTACTACGCGGCCGTCGCCAAGAACATCGAACTGCTGACCCTGGAGCAGACGCTCACCCACGGCGGCAACTTCGGCTCCGCCCAGCGGGTCATCGACACCATCGAGATGCTGCGCGAACAGCTCGGCATCAACCACTACATCGGCTGGCTGCGGATCCCGTCGCTGGACCGCAGGGCCGCGCTGCGCTCGATGGAGGAGTTCGCCGACAAGGTCATCCCGCACTTCCGCGCCCAGCAGCGGGCCGCCGACAGCGTGCCCACTCCCGCGGCGGTCGCCGGGTGA
- a CDS encoding LLM class flavin-dependent oxidoreductase, which translates to MKISCFLSAQFDPSASATEGVDGVLAQAAAAEAAGFHAVYLGHHYLARSAFVQPIPLAGYLAHATSRVRIGFGVLLAPLLNPVALAEELASLDVLCGGRLTVGIGAGYRRRETTAFGVAWEDRLRRLREYVPMLRSLWNGETVDAAGSWGEVPGASLALRPVQPGGPPLWIGAFAEPAIRRAARLDAPWLIGPKGDDAELARLLGIYRADLAERGFALDREYPMSREAYLGDSFPAAVAAVRPHLERQYAGYKSWDDAQSLDLDRYLAEDCLVGSADEIVAKLRRWETELGITEVSLRHQFVGAGQDEAMEQLARFGAEVIPRLAATAPGVTR; encoded by the coding sequence GTGAAGATCAGCTGCTTCCTGAGCGCCCAGTTCGACCCGTCGGCGTCGGCCACCGAGGGCGTCGACGGCGTACTGGCCCAGGCCGCCGCCGCCGAGGCGGCCGGCTTCCACGCCGTCTACCTCGGCCACCACTACCTGGCCCGGTCGGCGTTCGTCCAGCCGATCCCGCTGGCCGGCTACCTCGCCCACGCCACCTCCCGGGTCCGGATCGGGTTCGGGGTCCTGCTGGCCCCCCTGCTGAACCCGGTCGCGCTCGCCGAGGAGCTGGCCTCGCTCGACGTGCTCTGCGGTGGCCGGCTGACCGTCGGCATCGGTGCCGGCTACCGGCGGCGGGAGACCACCGCGTTCGGCGTCGCCTGGGAGGACCGGCTGCGGCGACTGCGGGAGTACGTGCCGATGCTGCGCTCGCTGTGGAACGGCGAGACGGTCGACGCCGCCGGTAGCTGGGGCGAGGTGCCCGGCGCGTCCCTGGCGCTGCGCCCGGTCCAGCCCGGTGGCCCACCACTGTGGATCGGCGCGTTCGCCGAACCGGCGATCCGCCGCGCCGCCCGGCTGGACGCCCCGTGGCTGATCGGCCCCAAGGGCGATGACGCCGAGCTGGCCCGGCTGCTCGGCATCTACCGGGCCGACCTGGCCGAGCGCGGCTTCGCGCTGGACCGGGAGTACCCGATGAGCCGCGAGGCGTACCTCGGCGACAGCTTCCCGGCGGCCGTCGCGGCCGTCCGCCCGCACCTGGAACGGCAGTACGCCGGCTACAAGTCCTGGGACGACGCGCAGTCGCTCGACCTCGACCGGTACCTGGCCGAGGACTGCCTGGTCGGCTCGGCCGACGAGATCGTCGCCAAGCTGCGCCGCTGGGAGACCGAGCTGGGCATCACCGAGGTCTCGCTGCGCCACCAGTTCGTCGGCGCAGGCCAGGACGAGGCGATGGAGCAGCTCGCCCGCTTCGGCGCGGAGGTCATCCCGAGGCTCGCCGCGACCGCCCCCGGGGTGACCCGATGA
- a CDS encoding class I adenylate-forming enzyme family protein: MSAGRPVDAGRPVDAGGPAGAGNLAGVLEGRRADRGDLPGLYGEDGRSWTFDQIDLLAGGVAAALRAEGIGPGDRVACYLTNGPEIVFLLFGAWKIGAVPVTVSSLYNAAELAESVAKTAPRLLLVDDRRPDVVAEFLAARHAARGDARDDDQADGGDGARTAADGTGAGDVDAGLPVRSVGAPLAGVPALPWRREVRVAGVDVAPEAEACILFTGGTTGRPKAVSVTHGGTRESLMRLARVTTGTGAEGSAARDARPNLIALPLFHSGGQHALLFAYFVGRPAVVWERFGVDRLADLMGRFGFDNLFLLPTMVFDIVHAERDLPFAGVRSVLVAGQAISWPVRRAFEERYRVPILVNYGSTEAGHIAGWTGRDMKAGRWKPGSAGRVYPGVELEIRDDAGTALPSGAQGEVVVRSALTRGYVDDAAASAELVRDGWVHTGDMGYVDADGVLFLVGRKRDMIKCGGFQVWPEEIEDALRGHPLVQDVRVLGRPDDRLGEIPVALVVRAAGGGVSDTDLAGQLVAYARERLAHFKAPRRIEFVPALERSATGKISRVAAPLPEAGEISRVAALSQGGEGR; this comes from the coding sequence ATGAGCGCCGGCCGCCCGGTGGACGCGGGCCGCCCGGTGGACGCCGGTGGCCCAGCGGGCGCGGGCAACCTGGCCGGGGTCCTGGAGGGGCGGCGGGCCGACCGGGGCGACCTGCCCGGCCTGTACGGCGAGGACGGCCGGTCCTGGACGTTCGACCAGATCGACCTGCTCGCCGGGGGCGTCGCCGCCGCGCTGCGGGCCGAGGGGATCGGCCCCGGCGACCGGGTCGCCTGCTACCTGACCAACGGTCCCGAGATCGTGTTCCTGCTCTTCGGGGCCTGGAAGATCGGCGCGGTGCCGGTCACCGTCAGCAGCCTCTACAACGCCGCCGAACTGGCCGAGTCGGTGGCGAAGACCGCGCCCCGGCTGCTGCTGGTCGACGACCGCCGCCCGGACGTGGTCGCCGAGTTCCTCGCCGCCCGGCACGCCGCCCGGGGTGACGCCCGGGATGACGACCAGGCCGACGGCGGGGACGGCGCCCGGACCGCCGCCGACGGCACCGGGGCGGGTGACGTCGACGCCGGGCTCCCGGTCCGCTCGGTCGGTGCGCCGCTGGCCGGGGTGCCGGCGCTGCCCTGGCGGCGGGAGGTCCGGGTCGCCGGGGTCGACGTCGCGCCGGAGGCCGAAGCGTGCATCCTGTTCACCGGCGGCACCACCGGGCGGCCGAAGGCGGTCAGCGTCACCCACGGCGGGACGCGGGAGTCGCTGATGCGGCTGGCCCGGGTCACCACCGGCACCGGGGCCGAGGGCAGCGCCGCCCGCGACGCCCGCCCCAACCTCATCGCCCTGCCGCTGTTCCACAGCGGCGGCCAGCACGCGCTGCTGTTCGCGTACTTCGTCGGTCGGCCGGCGGTGGTGTGGGAACGCTTCGGCGTCGACCGGCTCGCCGACCTGATGGGACGGTTCGGGTTCGACAACCTCTTCCTGCTGCCCACCATGGTCTTCGACATCGTGCACGCCGAGCGGGACCTGCCGTTCGCCGGGGTCAGGTCGGTGCTGGTGGCCGGGCAGGCGATCTCCTGGCCGGTGCGGCGGGCGTTCGAGGAGCGCTACCGGGTGCCCATCCTGGTCAACTACGGCTCGACCGAGGCCGGACACATCGCCGGCTGGACAGGTCGGGACATGAAGGCCGGGCGGTGGAAGCCGGGCTCCGCCGGCCGGGTCTACCCGGGCGTCGAGCTGGAGATCCGCGACGACGCCGGCACCGCGCTGCCGTCCGGCGCGCAGGGCGAGGTGGTGGTCCGCTCCGCGTTGACCCGGGGGTACGTCGACGACGCCGCGGCGTCGGCCGAGCTGGTCCGGGACGGCTGGGTGCACACCGGCGACATGGGCTACGTCGACGCCGACGGGGTGCTCTTCCTGGTCGGCCGCAAACGCGACATGATCAAGTGCGGTGGTTTCCAGGTCTGGCCCGAGGAGATCGAGGACGCACTGCGCGGACATCCGCTCGTGCAGGACGTCCGGGTGCTCGGCCGGCCGGACGACCGGCTGGGGGAGATCCCGGTGGCGCTGGTGGTCCGGGCGGCCGGGGGCGGGGTCTCCGACACCGACCTGGCCGGGCAGCTCGTGGCGTACGCCCGGGAACGGCTGGCCCACTTCAAGGCCCCCCGGCGGATCGAGTTCGTGCCCGCCCTGGAACGCAGCGCCACCGGCAAGATCAGCCGCGTAGCGGCCCCCCTGCCGGAGGCGGGCGAGATCAGCCGCGTAGCGGCCCTGTCGCAGGGAGGCGAAGGTCGATGA
- a CDS encoding LLM class flavin-dependent oxidoreductase, translating to MRFGIMASHQYPPGDDLGRHLDDLFGTVELAAELGYDSVWTINHFQSNLATPQPISMLASLIPRSGDMLLGTGILLLPMFHPVHVAEEFATLDHLSGGRVVLGVGAGYRENEFAAFGVDPESRFRRFDESLRLIRALWTGRPVTHDGEFYPQVDATIGIPPLTPGGPPIWIGAGGRKAVRRAARLGDAWYAPGNSPSRRFLPEHLAVYNEALAEYGRDPATVQRPVGVELYCAPSTEQAVAEALPHARVEYSTYAEYPALRWQRDRFDDLVRNTLLLGSPEFLVERISALRDLGFDHLIFRPGWLGMPTDKLRASLRLFAAEVIPAFRTT from the coding sequence ATGAGGTTCGGCATCATGGCGTCGCACCAGTACCCGCCCGGCGACGACCTCGGCAGGCACCTCGACGACCTGTTCGGCACCGTCGAGCTGGCCGCCGAGCTGGGCTACGACTCGGTGTGGACGATCAACCACTTCCAGTCCAACCTGGCCACCCCGCAGCCCATCTCGATGCTGGCGAGCCTGATCCCGCGCTCCGGGGACATGCTGCTCGGCACCGGCATCCTGCTGCTGCCGATGTTCCACCCGGTGCACGTCGCCGAGGAGTTCGCCACCCTGGACCACCTCTCCGGCGGCCGGGTGGTGCTCGGCGTCGGGGCCGGCTACCGGGAGAACGAGTTCGCCGCCTTCGGCGTCGACCCGGAGAGCCGGTTCCGTCGCTTCGACGAGAGCCTGCGCCTGATCCGGGCACTGTGGACCGGTAGGCCGGTGACCCACGACGGGGAGTTCTATCCGCAGGTCGACGCCACCATCGGCATCCCGCCGCTGACCCCCGGCGGCCCGCCGATCTGGATCGGCGCGGGCGGCAGGAAGGCGGTCCGCCGGGCGGCCCGGCTCGGCGACGCCTGGTACGCCCCGGGCAACTCCCCGAGCCGCCGGTTCCTGCCCGAGCACCTGGCCGTCTACAACGAGGCGCTGGCCGAGTACGGCCGGGATCCGGCGACGGTGCAGCGGCCCGTCGGCGTCGAGCTGTACTGCGCGCCGAGCACCGAACAGGCCGTCGCGGAGGCGTTGCCGCACGCCCGGGTCGAGTACTCGACCTACGCCGAGTACCCGGCGCTGCGCTGGCAGCGCGACCGCTTCGACGACCTGGTCCGTAACACCCTGCTGCTTGGCTCGCCCGAGTTCCTCGTCGAGCGGATCTCCGCCCTGCGGGACCTGGGATTCGACCACCTCATCTTCCGTCCCGGGTGGCTCGGCATGCCGACCGACAAGCTCCGCGCCTCGCTGCGGCTGTTCGCCGCCGAGGTGATCCCCGCCTTCCGTACCACCTGA
- a CDS encoding enoyl-CoA hydratase/isomerase family protein, giving the protein MKKTEAELLENQWDVENMEVDPEVLAKYVRYHVDEERAVATITFDRPERLNAIPVAAFERVGDLVKEAETDDRVKVIVFTGEGEHFGTGADAAELGHYIGYRTGTDKASRRRPAQRQRILPDRNVLSSGFTRPIIESLKATICQVQGYCYGGHFQIALSADIVIASPDARFTHPAFRYLGPAPQDMYHWIEKVGLTTMKDVMLTMRAIGAEEGERKGLVTKVVPRDELQKWVDDYADAIAVMPLDSLMMGKSMMQVVMEARGKGLGAMTGWVGHGWATNVSFADGDWNFLKERREKGIGQALADRDRLVAPYFRLSDSRSREE; this is encoded by the coding sequence GTGAAGAAGACCGAAGCCGAACTGCTGGAGAACCAGTGGGACGTCGAGAACATGGAGGTCGACCCCGAGGTCCTGGCGAAGTACGTCCGCTACCACGTCGACGAGGAGCGGGCCGTCGCCACCATCACCTTCGACCGTCCCGAGCGGCTCAACGCCATTCCGGTGGCCGCCTTCGAGCGCGTCGGTGACCTGGTGAAGGAGGCCGAGACCGACGACCGGGTCAAGGTCATCGTGTTCACCGGCGAGGGGGAGCACTTCGGCACCGGCGCGGACGCCGCCGAACTCGGCCACTACATCGGCTACCGGACCGGCACCGACAAGGCGTCCCGGCGTCGACCCGCCCAGCGCCAGCGCATCCTGCCGGACCGCAACGTGCTCAGCTCCGGCTTCACCCGGCCGATCATCGAGTCGCTCAAGGCGACCATCTGTCAGGTACAGGGCTACTGCTACGGCGGGCACTTCCAGATCGCGCTCTCCGCCGACATCGTCATCGCCTCCCCGGACGCCCGGTTCACCCACCCGGCGTTCCGCTACCTCGGCCCCGCCCCGCAGGACATGTACCACTGGATCGAGAAGGTCGGCCTGACCACGATGAAGGACGTCATGCTCACCATGCGGGCGATCGGCGCCGAGGAGGGCGAGCGCAAGGGTCTGGTCACCAAGGTCGTCCCGCGTGACGAACTCCAGAAGTGGGTCGACGACTACGCCGACGCGATCGCGGTGATGCCGCTGGACTCGCTGATGATGGGCAAGTCGATGATGCAGGTGGTGATGGAGGCCCGGGGCAAGGGCCTCGGCGCGATGACCGGCTGGGTCGGGCACGGCTGGGCCACCAACGTCAGCTTCGCCGACGGCGACTGGAACTTCCTCAAGGAGCGCCGGGAGAAGGGCATCGGGCAGGCGCTGGCCGACCGGGACCGGCTCGTCGCACCCTACTTCCGGCTCAGCGACAGCCGGTCGCGGGAAGAGTAG
- a CDS encoding LLM class flavin-dependent oxidoreductase — MRFGILLDHQYAPGDDLGRRIGETVEYVQHVRDLGYDSVFGIHHYLSSLRTPQPLPLLSRLIDHSGTMQLGTGILILPLGHPVHWAEEIATIDQMSGGRFVLGIGSGYRDDEFASFGIERRTRVSRMNEALAVMQRLWTGEPVHHEGKHFTLDGVRCSVLPVQRPHPPVWVGANGPTGIARIARQGLPWLAPSNVRRNWAVGNLADYREQRRAAGFDERDAVFPIHRDLCVADSADAAFAVAGDAVRRSYGEYVQYGMDFFESQWDAIKEKALFFGSPDDIAAKIRDFADAGFNHFVFRAQWLGLPIERSIEIVERFAREVMPRFRT; from the coding sequence GTGAGGTTCGGCATCCTGCTCGACCACCAGTACGCCCCCGGCGACGACCTGGGCCGCCGGATCGGGGAGACCGTCGAGTACGTCCAGCACGTCCGCGACCTGGGCTACGACTCGGTCTTCGGCATCCACCACTACCTGTCGTCGCTGCGCACCCCGCAGCCGCTGCCGCTGTTGAGCCGGCTGATCGACCACTCCGGGACGATGCAGCTCGGCACCGGCATCCTCATCCTGCCGCTGGGCCACCCGGTGCACTGGGCCGAGGAGATCGCCACCATCGACCAGATGTCCGGTGGCCGGTTCGTCCTCGGCATCGGCTCCGGCTACCGGGACGACGAGTTCGCCTCGTTCGGCATCGAACGGCGGACCCGGGTGTCCCGGATGAACGAGGCGCTCGCCGTGATGCAGCGGCTGTGGACCGGGGAGCCGGTGCACCACGAGGGCAAGCACTTCACCCTGGACGGGGTGCGGTGCAGCGTGCTGCCGGTGCAGCGCCCGCATCCGCCGGTCTGGGTGGGCGCCAACGGCCCGACCGGCATCGCCCGGATCGCCCGGCAGGGGTTGCCCTGGCTGGCCCCGTCCAACGTGCGCCGCAACTGGGCCGTCGGCAACCTGGCCGACTACCGCGAGCAGCGGCGGGCCGCCGGCTTCGACGAGCGGGACGCGGTCTTCCCCATCCACCGGGACCTCTGCGTGGCCGACTCCGCCGACGCCGCGTTCGCCGTCGCCGGTGACGCGGTGAGACGCTCCTACGGCGAGTACGTCCAGTACGGCATGGACTTCTTCGAGTCCCAGTGGGACGCCATCAAGGAGAAGGCACTCTTCTTCGGCTCGCCCGACGACATCGCCGCGAAGATCCGGGACTTCGCCGACGCCGGCTTCAATCACTTCGTGTTCCGCGCCCAGTGGCTCGGCCTGCCGATCGAACGGTCCATCGAGATCGTCGAGCGGTTCGCCCGCGAGGTGATGCCGAGGTTCCGCACATGA
- a CDS encoding VOC family protein has product MRIGHVIVPADDLDAQLAFYTSLGLTVRFRDGDRYAAVTDGTVTLGLADASQQPVAGRTVLSIQVDDLDSCVARLVAAGATATDPVTGPHERRVLVTDPAGNPLTLYQPHP; this is encoded by the coding sequence ATGAGGATCGGCCACGTGATCGTCCCCGCCGACGACCTGGACGCCCAGCTCGCCTTCTACACCTCGCTCGGGCTCACCGTGCGGTTCCGCGACGGCGACCGCTACGCCGCCGTCACCGACGGCACGGTGACCCTGGGCCTCGCCGACGCCTCCCAGCAACCCGTCGCCGGCCGCACCGTGCTCAGCATCCAGGTCGACGATCTGGACTCCTGCGTCGCCCGCCTGGTCGCCGCCGGTGCCACCGCCACCGACCCGGTGACCGGCCCCCACGAACGCCGCGTCCTGGTCACCGACCCCGCCGGCAACCCCCTCACCCTCTACCAACCCCACCCCTGA
- the npdG gene encoding NADPH-dependent F420 reductase — protein MSEGLRGRTVGVLGGTGPQGRGLARRFGAAGLDVVLGSRDAGRARETAAGLPGRVRGGSNAEAAAEGDIVLVAVPWAGHAELLTALAPVLAGKIVVDCVNPLGFDQQGAYALAVEEGSAAQQAAAILTGARVVAAFHHVSAVLLEDPELPAVDTDVLVLGDDREATDVVRELAATIPGVRGVYGGRLRNAHQVEAFTANLISVNRRYRAHAGLRITDV, from the coding sequence GTGAGTGAAGGGCTGCGGGGCCGGACGGTCGGCGTGCTCGGGGGGACGGGGCCGCAGGGGCGGGGCCTCGCCCGGCGCTTCGGCGCGGCCGGGTTGGACGTCGTGCTGGGGTCGCGGGACGCCGGGCGGGCGCGGGAGACGGCCGCCGGGCTGCCCGGTCGGGTCCGGGGCGGCTCGAACGCCGAGGCCGCCGCCGAGGGCGACATCGTGCTGGTCGCCGTGCCCTGGGCCGGGCACGCCGAGCTGCTCACCGCGCTCGCCCCGGTGCTGGCCGGGAAGATCGTGGTCGACTGTGTGAACCCGCTCGGCTTCGACCAGCAGGGCGCCTACGCCCTGGCCGTCGAGGAGGGCTCCGCCGCCCAGCAGGCCGCCGCGATCCTGACCGGTGCCCGGGTGGTGGCCGCGTTCCACCATGTCTCCGCCGTACTCCTGGAGGACCCGGAGCTGCCGGCGGTCGACACCGACGTGCTGGTGCTCGGCGACGACCGCGAGGCCACCGACGTGGTCCGGGAACTCGCCGCCACGATCCCGGGCGTCCGGGGTGTCTACGGCGGACGGCTGCGCAACGCGCACCAGGTGGAGGCGTTCACCGCCAACCTCATCTCGGTCAACCGCCGCTACCGGGCGCACGCGGGCCTGCGGATCACCGACGTGTGA
- a CDS encoding HNH endonuclease family protein, producing the protein MNRRLRAATTILVTALATTGPAHPAEAAGYSAPLTTAVAGLAVAAENRTGYSRDLFPHWIDADGDGCTTRNEVLLAEAVSAPTVTGTCTLTGGRWYSYYDDASWTATGDLDIDHMVPLAEAWDSGARTWSTSRRQAYANDLGDSRALAAVTDNVNQAKGDQDPAGWLPPYAAARCRYVTEWVATKIRWRLTVDNAEKSALTGLTGGCPNITVSVTYAY; encoded by the coding sequence ATGAACCGACGCCTGCGCGCCGCCACGACCATCCTCGTCACGGCCCTCGCCACCACCGGCCCCGCCCACCCCGCCGAGGCCGCCGGCTACTCCGCCCCGCTGACCACCGCCGTGGCCGGCCTCGCCGTCGCCGCCGAGAACCGCACCGGCTACAGCCGGGACCTCTTCCCGCACTGGATCGACGCCGACGGCGACGGCTGCACCACCCGCAACGAGGTGCTGCTCGCCGAGGCGGTCAGCGCGCCCACCGTCACCGGCACCTGCACGCTGACCGGCGGACGCTGGTACTCCTACTACGACGACGCCTCCTGGACCGCCACCGGGGACCTCGACATCGACCACATGGTGCCGCTCGCCGAGGCGTGGGACTCCGGGGCGCGCACCTGGAGCACCAGCCGCCGCCAGGCGTACGCCAACGATCTCGGCGACAGCCGCGCCCTGGCCGCCGTCACCGACAACGTCAACCAGGCCAAGGGCGACCAGGACCCGGCCGGCTGGCTGCCGCCGTACGCCGCCGCCCGGTGCCGGTACGTCACCGAGTGGGTCGCCACCAAGATCCGCTGGCGGCTCACCGTCGACAACGCCGAGAAGAGCGCCCTGACCGGCCTGACCGGCGGCTGCCCGAACATCACCGTCTCGGTCACCTACGCCTACTGA
- the sigJ gene encoding RNA polymerase sigma factor SigJ has product MTAGHGTAAADDGPPAVTAADLAAFLDVRPRLFGLAYRMLGSVVEAEDVVQEAWLRWQGTDRSVVRNPAAFLTTTTTRLAVNAATSARATRETYVGPWLPEPVDTSADPTLGAERAAALDVAVLLLLERLAPAERAAYVLHEAFDYPYREIAELLGTSEPNARQLASRARRHLTVEGAAPAPPARRRQVAQAFLGAARDGDLATLERLLTADVVARADGGGRVHAARRDVCGVARVTNFLDNVRRKYWRGTTIELAEVNGGPGLLVATDRPVTLITLDTSVRGVERLLLVVNPDKLGRLPARR; this is encoded by the coding sequence GTGACGGCAGGGCACGGGACCGCCGCCGCCGACGACGGGCCACCGGCCGTCACGGCGGCGGACCTGGCCGCCTTCCTCGACGTCCGGCCCCGGCTGTTCGGGCTGGCGTACCGGATGCTGGGCAGCGTCGTGGAGGCCGAGGACGTGGTGCAGGAGGCCTGGTTGCGCTGGCAGGGCACCGACCGGAGCGTCGTGCGCAACCCGGCGGCCTTCCTGACCACCACGACCACCCGGCTGGCGGTGAACGCGGCCACCTCGGCGCGGGCCACCCGGGAGACGTACGTGGGGCCGTGGCTGCCCGAACCGGTGGACACCAGCGCCGATCCGACCCTCGGCGCGGAACGGGCGGCGGCGCTGGACGTCGCGGTGCTGCTGCTGTTGGAGCGGCTGGCCCCCGCCGAACGGGCCGCCTACGTGCTGCACGAGGCGTTCGACTACCCGTACCGGGAGATCGCCGAGCTGCTCGGCACCTCGGAGCCGAACGCCCGGCAGCTGGCCAGCCGGGCACGGCGGCACCTCACCGTCGAGGGGGCCGCGCCCGCCCCGCCGGCCCGGCGACGGCAGGTGGCCCAGGCGTTCCTCGGTGCGGCCCGTGACGGCGACCTGGCCACGCTGGAACGGCTGCTCACCGCCGACGTGGTGGCCCGCGCCGACGGTGGCGGCCGGGTGCACGCGGCCCGCCGGGACGTGTGCGGGGTGGCCCGGGTGACGAACTTCCTGGACAACGTGCGGCGCAAGTACTGGCGGGGGACGACGATCGAACTGGCCGAGGTCAACGGCGGCCCGGGGCTGCTGGTCGCCACCGACCGGCCGGTCACCCTGATCACGCTGGACACCTCGGTACGCGGGGTCGAACGGCTGCTGCTGGTGGTCAACCCGGACAAGCTGGGTCGGCTGCCGGCCCGGCGCTGA
- a CDS encoding SDR family oxidoreductase, which produces MKIVVIGGSGLIGSRLVALLDRQGHRAVPASPRTGVDTLTGAGVAEALDGADVVVDVSNSPSFEETAVLRFFETSTRTLLAAEAKACVRHHVALSIVGVDRIPDSGYMRAKVAQESLIAGADIPWTVVRATQFFEFVPAIVEAAVVGDEVRLPPALIQPIAADDVVAALAGIAVGAPVDGIVELAGPQRFRLDELGRETLAAAGDGRPVVTDPQGRYFGALLAEQSLVPLGDAARTGGTRLAEWRGR; this is translated from the coding sequence ATGAAGATCGTCGTCATCGGGGGCAGCGGACTCATCGGCAGCAGGCTGGTGGCGCTGCTCGACCGGCAGGGGCACCGGGCGGTGCCGGCCTCACCGCGCACCGGCGTCGACACGCTCACCGGCGCGGGGGTGGCCGAGGCGCTCGACGGCGCCGACGTCGTGGTGGACGTGTCGAACTCACCGTCGTTCGAGGAGACGGCCGTGCTGAGGTTCTTCGAGACCTCCACCCGTACCCTGCTCGCGGCGGAGGCGAAGGCCTGCGTACGGCACCACGTCGCGCTGTCGATCGTCGGCGTCGACCGCATCCCGGACAGCGGGTACATGCGGGCCAAGGTGGCGCAGGAGTCGCTGATCGCCGGGGCGGACATCCCGTGGACGGTGGTCCGGGCCACCCAGTTCTTCGAGTTCGTGCCGGCCATCGTCGAGGCGGCCGTGGTGGGCGACGAGGTACGCCTGCCACCGGCGCTGATCCAGCCCATCGCCGCCGACGACGTGGTGGCGGCGCTGGCCGGGATCGCCGTCGGCGCACCGGTGGACGGGATCGTGGAGCTGGCCGGTCCGCAGCGGTTCCGCCTGGACGAGCTGGGCCGGGAGACGCTGGCCGCCGCCGGGGACGGTCGGCCGGTGGTCACCGACCCGCAGGGCCGCTACTTCGGGGCGCTGTTGGCGGAGCAGTCGCTGGTTCCGCTCGGCGACGCCGCCCGTACCGGTGGCACCCGGCTGGCCGAGTGGCGCGGGCGCTGA